A region of Selenomonadales bacterium 4137-cl DNA encodes the following proteins:
- a CDS encoding FeoB small GTPase domain-containing protein, translating into MQKQDVSRRVLREHFGIVAAPEQHVIALAGNPNVGKSTVFNALTGLRQHTGNWPGKTVDNAQGTFTFRDRSFLMVDLPGTYSILANTVEEQVARDFICFGRPDVTLVVLDATCLERNLNLALQVMEITPEVVVCVNLMDEARKKNITVNIDLLKKELGVPVVATAARNGAGLGELKETMYQMAAGMLEIYPRHIVYSDQVENAVAKLLPSIQRLVGNRLNPRWVALRLLDGDRTFIETIGLHLDLLPATPAGGERIQEVAM; encoded by the coding sequence ATGCAGAAACAGGATGTCTCCCGGCGGGTGCTCAGGGAGCATTTCGGAATCGTCGCGGCGCCGGAACAACATGTGATCGCTCTCGCCGGCAACCCCAATGTCGGAAAAAGCACGGTATTCAACGCCCTTACCGGGCTTCGCCAGCACACCGGCAACTGGCCCGGCAAAACGGTGGATAACGCCCAGGGCACTTTCACCTTCCGCGACAGATCCTTCCTGATGGTGGATCTGCCGGGCACCTATTCCATCCTCGCCAACACGGTCGAGGAGCAAGTCGCCAGAGACTTCATCTGTTTCGGCCGCCCGGATGTTACCCTGGTCGTCCTCGACGCCACTTGCCTGGAGCGCAACCTGAACCTGGCCCTCCAGGTCATGGAAATCACCCCTGAGGTGGTCGTGTGCGTCAATCTCATGGATGAAGCCCGCAAAAAAAACATCACCGTCAACATCGATTTACTGAAAAAAGAGCTCGGCGTGCCGGTGGTGGCTACCGCCGCCCGCAACGGCGCCGGCCTGGGCGAACTAAAGGAAACCATGTATCAGATGGCGGCAGGGATGCTCGAAATATACCCGCGCCATATAGTCTATTCGGACCAGGTGGAGAACGCGGTCGCGAAATTGCTGCCCAGCATCCAGCGCCTGGTAGGCAACAGGCTGAACCCCCGCTGGGTGGCGCTCCGCCTTCTGGACGGCGACCGGACGTTCATCGAAACCATCGGTCTGCACCTGGACTTATTGCCCGCGACGCCCGCAGGCGGCGAAAGGATACAGGAGGTGGCGATGTGA
- a CDS encoding response regulator transcription factor — protein sequence MVLLDKSFVKEAFAIMGGYTALVVDDDENINGLLTEYLAGYGFRTLAAYDGEEALRAFACGKPDIIVLDIMLPKLDGIEVCRQIRRTSDVPILMLTARGDESDKLVGLELGADDYITKPFSPREIAVRLKAILRRCGGKAAGAGGKDRLVYGSLVVDREACSVRADDEVVNLTATEFKIFEALAEQPGRVFNRMQIATKAQGTYFEGCERTIDAHIKNIRQKLSAALPGQRFIETVRSMGYKFERRAR from the coding sequence ATGGTATTACTAGATAAGAGCTTTGTTAAGGAGGCTTTTGCCATCATGGGAGGGTATACGGCGCTGGTCGTGGATGACGACGAGAATATCAACGGCTTGCTGACGGAGTATCTGGCCGGCTACGGTTTCCGCACCCTGGCGGCGTATGACGGCGAGGAGGCGCTCCGCGCTTTCGCCTGCGGCAAACCGGATATTATCGTGCTTGATATAATGTTACCCAAACTGGACGGCATCGAGGTATGCCGGCAGATCCGCAGGACGTCCGACGTGCCGATCCTGATGCTTACCGCCCGCGGCGACGAAAGCGACAAGCTCGTCGGGTTGGAACTGGGAGCGGACGATTATATAACCAAGCCGTTCAGCCCCAGAGAAATAGCGGTAAGGCTGAAGGCCATTCTCCGCCGCTGCGGCGGCAAAGCGGCCGGCGCCGGCGGAAAGGACAGGCTTGTGTACGGGAGCTTGGTCGTCGACCGGGAGGCCTGCTCGGTAAGGGCCGACGACGAGGTTGTCAATCTTACGGCGACGGAGTTTAAGATTTTCGAGGCGTTGGCCGAGCAACCCGGGCGCGTTTTTAACCGGATGCAAATCGCTACCAAGGCGCAGGGAACGTATTTTGAGGGCTGCGAGCGGACGATCGACGCCCATATCAAGAATATCCGGCAGAAGTTAAGCGCCGCTTTGCCGGGGCAGCGTTTTATCGAGACGGTGAGAAGCATGGGCTACAAGTTTGAAAGAAGAGCAAGGTGA
- a CDS encoding phosphatidylserine decarboxylase, which translates to MPKKRFNATSIFIVALTIFTVAFFAGIKNGEAAETVKKHAPDTEALISIVEHNADIKRMLIQSIEQARRINPDKETNPAQTLEEYYDYIDWAATAMPFNILPAAERYPKVYESIDQSLDYFYFLIDQPLDELRGKGYYYNSLQYVEPFRSWMIIFTKHWGEYLSTKASWNEELYKKVCADERFGMNKGWYESPEKWSTFNEFFARRLSSPAVRPIAAAMNEAVVVSPADSTPQGVWKIDRNSRIVQQQGVRLKSANFNSVADILGRDSAYAGEFANGVLTHTFLDVNDYHRYHFPVSGTVKEVRTILADDAAGGITVWNEKLRKYVLEDQIPGWQSIETRACVVIDTDNYGLVAVLPIGMSQVSSVNFEENVRVGAKVKKGDPLGYFLFGGSDIVMIFQPQAGFEFTAPALDADSYKHIYMGEAYGIMRGVK; encoded by the coding sequence ATGCCAAAAAAACGCTTTAACGCCACTTCAATTTTTATCGTCGCCTTAACAATATTTACGGTTGCATTTTTCGCCGGCATCAAAAACGGGGAAGCCGCCGAGACCGTCAAAAAACATGCTCCCGATACAGAAGCGCTGATATCGATCGTCGAACACAATGCGGACATTAAACGCATGCTTATCCAATCGATCGAACAGGCAAGGCGGATTAATCCCGACAAGGAGACCAACCCGGCCCAGACTTTGGAGGAATACTACGATTACATCGATTGGGCGGCAACGGCCATGCCGTTCAATATCCTGCCCGCCGCGGAGCGTTACCCCAAAGTGTACGAGAGTATCGACCAGAGCCTGGACTACTTTTATTTTCTTATCGACCAGCCGTTGGACGAACTCAGAGGGAAGGGTTATTACTACAACTCGCTTCAATATGTGGAGCCATTCCGCTCCTGGATGATAATCTTCACGAAACATTGGGGCGAATATCTGAGTACGAAAGCTTCCTGGAATGAAGAGTTGTATAAAAAAGTTTGTGCCGATGAAAGATTCGGGATGAACAAAGGCTGGTATGAAAGCCCGGAAAAATGGTCAACCTTCAATGAATTCTTTGCCCGCCGGTTAAGCTCGCCGGCGGTCCGTCCCATCGCCGCGGCTATGAATGAGGCTGTCGTTGTTTCGCCGGCGGATTCCACGCCGCAGGGAGTATGGAAAATTGACAGGAACTCACGGATTGTGCAGCAGCAAGGCGTGCGGCTGAAATCGGCCAATTTCAATTCCGTAGCCGATATTCTGGGAAGGGACAGCGCTTATGCCGGCGAGTTCGCCAATGGCGTTTTGACGCACACTTTCCTGGATGTAAACGACTATCACCGTTATCATTTCCCGGTAAGCGGAACGGTCAAAGAGGTCCGCACCATTCTGGCCGATGACGCGGCGGGCGGTATCACCGTCTGGAACGAAAAGCTACGCAAGTATGTGCTGGAAGATCAAATTCCCGGCTGGCAGTCGATCGAAACCCGGGCCTGCGTTGTCATCGACACGGATAACTACGGGTTGGTGGCTGTGTTGCCTATCGGTATGTCGCAGGTTTCGTCGGTGAACTTTGAAGAAAATGTCCGGGTCGGCGCAAAGGTCAAAAAAGGCGATCCGCTCGGGTACTTTTTGTTTGGCGGCTCGGATATCGTGATGATCTTCCAGCCGCAGGCGGGCTTCGAGTTTACCGCGCCCGCGCTTGACGCCGATTCGTATAAGCATATCTATATGGGCGAAGCTTACGGTATCATGCGCGGGGTCAAATAA
- a CDS encoding FeoA family protein, translating into MNSPARLSLADLPVGSACRVNSVELAGLLKRRILDLGIIPGTVVECIRKSPAGDPTAYGVRGATIALRHDDASRIKISLI; encoded by the coding sequence ATGAACAGTCCAGCACGGCTTTCACTCGCCGATTTGCCGGTCGGCTCCGCCTGCCGGGTCAACTCCGTCGAGCTGGCGGGCCTGCTCAAAAGAAGAATTCTCGACCTCGGCATCATCCCGGGCACGGTCGTGGAGTGCATTCGCAAGAGTCCCGCCGGCGACCCCACCGCCTACGGGGTGCGGGGGGCGACGATCGCCCTCCGCCATGACGACGCCAGTCGGATCAAGATTTCTTTAATATAG
- a CDS encoding DUF2325 domain-containing protein, whose protein sequence is MSVVIVGGDYLGGIEKNLYSLGVTELVHISGRKALERNKISLPKATAFVLVLTDYVNHGTAQNVKTLAKARSIPVVFAKRSWRAVEEKLKASKYIN, encoded by the coding sequence ATGTCTGTTGTCATCGTCGGCGGGGACTATCTGGGCGGGATTGAAAAGAACCTTTATTCCCTGGGAGTCACGGAATTGGTGCATATTTCCGGCCGGAAAGCTCTCGAAAGGAACAAAATCAGTTTGCCCAAGGCCACTGCTTTTGTTCTGGTGTTGACCGACTACGTCAATCACGGCACCGCCCAGAACGTGAAGACGCTGGCCAAAGCCCGGTCGATACCGGTGGTGTTCGCCAAACGGTCCTGGCGGGCCGTCGAGGAAAAGCTGAAAGCAAGCAAGTATATAAATTGA
- a CDS encoding calcium-binding protein, translating into MINIDIDKVINFLNGNELAKKYNVGEILDKVNIFNVKHVMIGFGGNDTVEGSAGKDLIFTGNGNNTVHSGGGADIIIAGNNNDTIFSGDGSDIVYGGNGADYIDGGAGSDLIVAGFHGDKTVLAGLGSDIVVSGDGRDTLYGGDSNDILYTGAGDDILSGDDGSDMLGGGSGNDVLYGGEGSDVLWGGSGDDTLTGGLGEDYYIWGRSDGLDTIFGDSQDNVVFYNTKHDLFDLSLSGDDLVIGYDNANSLTIKDWNNNADAANTFTFVAEFGQSYKVTQSNGQLGWLAV; encoded by the coding sequence ATGATAAACATCGATATCGACAAAGTGATCAACTTCTTAAATGGTAACGAACTGGCGAAAAAATACAATGTCGGCGAAATCCTCGACAAGGTCAACATCTTCAACGTCAAACACGTGATGATCGGCTTCGGCGGCAACGACACGGTCGAGGGCAGCGCCGGCAAGGACCTGATCTTCACCGGCAACGGCAACAACACCGTACACAGCGGTGGCGGGGCTGACATCATTATCGCCGGCAACAACAACGACACCATCTTCTCCGGCGACGGCAGCGACATCGTCTACGGCGGCAACGGCGCCGACTACATCGACGGCGGCGCCGGCTCCGACCTCATCGTCGCCGGCTTCCACGGCGACAAGACCGTCCTCGCGGGCCTCGGCAGCGATATCGTCGTCAGCGGCGACGGCCGGGACACGCTTTACGGCGGCGACAGCAACGACATCCTCTACACCGGCGCCGGCGACGACATCCTCTCCGGCGACGACGGCAGCGACATGCTGGGCGGCGGTAGCGGCAACGACGTCCTCTACGGGGGCGAAGGCAGCGACGTCCTCTGGGGCGGTTCGGGAGACGACACCCTGACGGGCGGCCTCGGCGAAGACTACTATATCTGGGGAAGGTCCGACGGCCTTGATACAATCTTCGGCGACAGCCAGGATAATGTCGTGTTCTACAACACCAAACACGACCTTTTCGACCTGAGCCTGTCCGGCGACGACCTGGTGATCGGCTACGACAACGCCAACTCACTGACGATCAAAGACTGGAACAACAATGCCGACGCCGCCAACACCTTTACCTTTGTCGCCGAATTCGGCCAAAGCTACAAAGTCACCCAGTCCAACGGCCAACTGGGCTGGCTGGCAGTATAG
- a CDS encoding porin: MRKTVAVMVAGLIMAAAPAASAEPVKLSGDAAVKYQRKTADGDPTASGAIYTLKLMSEAELGDGWSLYARLGAQSVTAPTLADFNIAPEVYGESKKSVVAIDQFGLNYKTDKLTYKLGRQDAGVGTTTLLYHRADSKIGKKVFVDGLSVAGTVGIVDIAALAAREDNPAGSYKNNVYAVRAGINPVENFNWGVTLGRFRGETESTNHWAVDGTYKFGKSSLTAEYTKASSSTANKAYAVVLSYDFDDKTSASVTGFRVEEFGSMGGQSEYDANNRGIHYAITRKLRENAGLELVFKDQKTISGGQKNTSFEATVSYSF; this comes from the coding sequence ATGAGAAAGACGGTTGCAGTTATGGTGGCAGGGTTGATTATGGCTGCGGCGCCGGCGGCGTCTGCGGAGCCGGTAAAGCTGAGCGGCGACGCGGCGGTCAAGTATCAGCGGAAAACGGCGGACGGCGACCCGACCGCGTCCGGGGCGATTTATACCCTGAAACTGATGAGTGAGGCTGAACTGGGCGACGGTTGGTCGCTGTACGCCCGTCTCGGGGCGCAGAGTGTGACCGCCCCGACGCTCGCGGATTTCAACATCGCGCCTGAGGTTTACGGGGAGAGTAAGAAATCGGTGGTCGCCATCGATCAGTTCGGGCTGAACTATAAGACTGATAAACTGACTTACAAGCTGGGCCGCCAGGACGCCGGCGTGGGGACGACCACGCTGCTTTACCACCGGGCGGATTCGAAAATCGGCAAGAAGGTGTTCGTGGACGGCCTTTCCGTCGCCGGCACCGTCGGCATTGTCGACATAGCGGCGCTCGCGGCGCGGGAGGATAATCCCGCCGGGTCGTACAAGAACAATGTCTATGCCGTCAGGGCCGGGATTAACCCGGTGGAGAATTTCAACTGGGGGGTCACGCTGGGGCGCTTCCGGGGAGAAACGGAAAGCACCAACCACTGGGCGGTGGACGGCACTTATAAGTTCGGCAAGAGCAGCCTGACGGCTGAATACACGAAGGCGAGCAGCAGTACGGCCAACAAGGCGTACGCCGTTGTGCTGAGCTATGATTTCGATGACAAGACCTCCGCCTCCGTCACCGGTTTCCGGGTCGAGGAGTTCGGCTCGATGGGCGGCCAGAGCGAGTATGACGCCAACAACCGCGGTATCCATTACGCCATCACCCGCAAGCTGAGAGAAAACGCCGGCCTGGAGCTTGTTTTCAAGGACCAGAAAACGATCAGCGGCGGACAAAAGAATACTTCGTTCGAGGCAACCGTCAGTTATTCGTTCTGA
- the feoB gene encoding ferrous iron transport protein B, with protein sequence MATENLTVALAGNPNSGKTTIFNNITGARQHVGNYPGVTVERREGLRRFDGKDLLLVDLPGTYSLTAHSLDELVARNVIINDKPDIIVNILDASNMERNLYLAVQLLELERPVVLALNMTDVAEKMGLKIDDALLSRKLGIAVVRTVGNRNRGTDDLLKTVVDAAAENERQPFTLYYGPEIEAKIEAVAGALAALTEIKYPLRWLAIKLLENDRDVNRAIGLMPGGEEIIAKVENARADLKAVFADDPELVIAERRYQFVGEVYREVAVSRQELSRTASDKIDDILTHRVFGLPIFFGVMWLLFNVVFTVGAYPQGWIEDSVAWLGEMAGQYMAGGDLKSLAVDGIIGGVGGVLVFLPNVILLFLGIALLEDTGYMARAAFVMDRVMRAVGLHGKSFIPLLVGFGCSVPAIMGTRTLENPRDRMVTILVAPLMSCSARLPVYTLLTAAFFSKEIAGTVLFSVYFVGIALAVGMAFVFRKLLFPGATEAFMMEMPPYHLPTLRSILTHMWERSVLYLKKAGTLILAASILVWFATNYPVDVKYSKDYEQAKAQVEEKFSVQAAAEALAPLKLEKPEDNAAFAALLGEITALHANHQAEDADKAAAEAAITAKLAQLEQTRSEIYPYALRYFELEQQKKGDTDKLNKEQAGEKLAGSYAGRLGKAIDPVIAPLGFDWKIGVGLISAMAAKEVLVSTLGTIYSVGEVEDDSSSLQEALAADPAFSPLVAYALMVFTLIYSPCLAALAVLRRETNSWKWTAFSFTYSTALAWVIALVIYQTGSMLGY encoded by the coding sequence ATGGCGACGGAAAATTTGACGGTGGCTTTGGCGGGCAACCCCAACTCCGGCAAGACCACTATATTTAACAATATCACCGGTGCGCGCCAGCATGTGGGCAATTACCCCGGTGTGACGGTGGAGAGGCGGGAGGGTTTACGCCGGTTTGACGGCAAGGACCTGCTGCTCGTGGATCTGCCCGGCACTTATAGCCTGACGGCCCACTCGCTGGATGAGTTGGTGGCGCGAAACGTCATTATCAATGACAAGCCCGATATTATCGTAAATATCCTCGACGCTTCAAACATGGAACGCAATCTTTATCTGGCGGTGCAGCTCCTGGAGCTTGAACGGCCGGTGGTGCTGGCGTTGAATATGACGGATGTGGCCGAGAAGATGGGCCTCAAGATCGACGATGCGCTGTTAAGCCGCAAACTGGGCATTGCCGTGGTACGCACGGTGGGTAACCGCAACCGGGGCACGGACGATCTTCTCAAGACGGTGGTCGACGCCGCCGCGGAGAACGAACGGCAGCCGTTTACGCTGTATTACGGCCCGGAAATAGAGGCCAAGATCGAAGCGGTGGCCGGTGCTCTTGCAGCCCTGACCGAGATAAAGTATCCCCTGCGGTGGCTGGCGATCAAGCTGCTGGAAAACGACCGGGATGTCAACCGGGCGATCGGCCTTATGCCGGGCGGGGAGGAGATTATCGCCAAAGTTGAAAACGCAAGGGCTGACCTTAAGGCAGTATTCGCCGATGACCCCGAGCTTGTCATCGCCGAGCGCCGCTACCAGTTCGTCGGCGAAGTCTATCGCGAAGTGGCTGTTTCCCGGCAAGAGTTGTCGAGGACGGCTTCGGACAAAATCGACGATATCCTGACCCACCGTGTGTTCGGGCTGCCGATCTTTTTCGGCGTCATGTGGCTGCTGTTCAACGTTGTTTTCACCGTCGGCGCCTATCCGCAGGGCTGGATCGAGGACAGCGTGGCATGGCTGGGCGAAATGGCCGGCCAGTACATGGCCGGCGGCGATCTGAAGTCGCTGGCGGTCGACGGTATAATCGGCGGCGTTGGTGGCGTGCTGGTCTTTCTCCCCAATGTTATTCTCCTGTTTTTGGGGATTGCTTTGCTGGAGGATACGGGCTACATGGCGCGAGCGGCTTTCGTAATGGACCGGGTCATGCGGGCGGTGGGCCTGCACGGCAAGTCGTTCATCCCTCTCCTGGTAGGCTTCGGCTGCAGCGTGCCTGCGATCATGGGTACCCGCACCCTGGAGAATCCCCGCGACCGGATGGTTACCATCCTTGTCGCGCCGCTGATGAGCTGCAGCGCGCGGCTGCCCGTCTACACCCTGCTGACCGCCGCTTTCTTCTCCAAAGAGATCGCCGGCACCGTCCTGTTCTCGGTCTATTTCGTCGGCATCGCCCTGGCGGTCGGGATGGCGTTCGTTTTCCGCAAGCTGCTTTTCCCCGGCGCCACGGAAGCATTTATGATGGAGATGCCGCCCTATCACCTGCCGACGCTGCGCAGTATTCTCACCCATATGTGGGAGCGGAGCGTGCTGTACCTGAAAAAGGCCGGTACGCTGATTCTGGCGGCGTCGATTCTCGTTTGGTTCGCGACCAACTACCCCGTCGACGTGAAGTACAGTAAGGATTACGAGCAAGCGAAGGCGCAGGTCGAGGAGAAGTTCTCCGTCCAGGCAGCCGCTGAAGCGCTGGCGCCGCTCAAGCTCGAAAAACCGGAGGACAACGCGGCTTTCGCGGCGTTGCTCGGCGAGATCACCGCTCTCCATGCGAACCATCAGGCTGAGGACGCCGACAAGGCGGCCGCCGAAGCGGCGATAACCGCCAAACTGGCCCAGCTTGAACAGACCCGGAGCGAAATTTATCCGTACGCGCTGCGTTACTTTGAGCTGGAACAGCAGAAAAAGGGCGATACCGACAAGCTCAACAAGGAACAGGCCGGCGAGAAGCTGGCCGGAAGCTACGCCGGACGCCTCGGAAAGGCGATCGATCCGGTCATCGCCCCGCTGGGGTTCGACTGGAAAATCGGCGTCGGGCTGATATCGGCGATGGCCGCCAAAGAGGTGTTGGTCAGCACGCTTGGCACAATTTACAGCGTGGGTGAGGTGGAGGACGATTCGTCGTCCCTGCAGGAAGCGCTGGCCGCCGACCCTGCCTTCAGCCCGTTGGTGGCTTATGCGCTGATGGTCTTCACGCTGATCTATTCGCCCTGCCTGGCGGCGCTGGCGGTGCTGCGCCGGGAAACCAACTCGTGGAAATGGACCGCCTTCAGTTTCACCTATTCCACCGCCTTGGCATGGGTAATCGCCCTGGTTATTTACCAGACGGGTTCCATGCTGGGATACTAG
- a CDS encoding ferrous iron transport protein A produces the protein MNRTLNQLSPGERGVVTKVQGSGPVKRRIVDMGLVAGTTVQVQKFAPLGDPMEIKVKNFNLSLRKAEAALIEVRTD, from the coding sequence ATGAATCGGACTCTTAACCAATTGAGCCCCGGGGAGAGGGGCGTGGTGACGAAGGTGCAGGGAAGCGGGCCGGTGAAGCGGCGGATCGTGGATATGGGGCTTGTCGCCGGTACCACGGTCCAGGTTCAGAAGTTCGCCCCGCTGGGCGACCCGATGGAGATCAAGGTGAAAAACTTCAATCTTTCCCTGCGCAAGGCGGAGGCCGCCCTGATAGAAGTGCGGACCGATTGA
- a CDS encoding HAMP domain-containing sensor histidine kinase, with protein sequence MLRAMHTMTIINTIRLILGILFAIAVASSFLLFFDNMIDVLRGISWLQGLAGLQDFLNYVYCVTGFVLLVIAVLTGRQIERRIGVALEEFAGLIEAMRAGDYRKTTTLSLDDELGFVIYSLNRLAADLEKANVRRRKMLAGIAHELNTPLTTLRGNLEAVLEGMFSPDEHRLRLLLEETVYLQRLIGDLRELSLAEAGELPLGKVRVKVPAAINHVLAMLEPLLGEKETRVTASYEEDLPDVLADQDRLYQIIYNLVVNALQFGGRPGLVGISARRVSDGRRDLVEIAVSDNGIGISEADLPLIFDQFYRVDESRSRKTGGSGIGLAIVKQLAEAHGGYVRVSSRLGEGSVFHVGLPLFPGGMQQGGGDDGRPAG encoded by the coding sequence GTGTTGCGGGCAATGCATACGATGACGATAATCAATACAATCAGGCTTATTCTCGGCATCTTGTTCGCCATCGCCGTCGCATCGTCTTTTCTGTTGTTCTTCGACAACATGATCGATGTGTTGCGGGGGATCTCTTGGCTGCAAGGGCTGGCTGGCCTGCAGGATTTTCTCAATTACGTGTACTGCGTGACCGGTTTCGTTTTGCTGGTAATCGCCGTTTTGACGGGCAGGCAGATCGAACGGCGGATCGGGGTCGCCCTGGAAGAGTTCGCGGGCCTGATCGAGGCGATGCGCGCGGGGGATTACCGGAAGACCACGACCCTGAGCCTGGACGACGAGCTGGGCTTTGTAATTTATTCGCTTAACAGGCTTGCCGCCGATCTGGAGAAGGCCAATGTCCGTAGGCGCAAGATGCTGGCCGGCATCGCCCATGAGTTGAACACCCCGCTGACGACGCTGCGGGGCAATCTGGAGGCGGTGCTGGAAGGGATGTTTTCGCCGGACGAACACCGGTTGAGGCTGCTGCTGGAGGAGACCGTTTATCTGCAGCGGCTTATCGGCGACCTGCGGGAACTGTCGCTGGCCGAGGCGGGAGAGTTGCCGCTCGGCAAGGTGCGGGTCAAGGTGCCGGCGGCGATAAACCACGTCTTGGCGATGCTTGAGCCGCTGCTCGGCGAAAAGGAGACGCGGGTGACGGCCAGTTATGAGGAGGATCTGCCGGATGTGCTGGCGGACCAGGACCGTCTTTATCAGATTATCTATAATCTGGTGGTAAACGCGCTGCAGTTCGGCGGCCGTCCCGGCCTGGTCGGCATAAGCGCACGGCGGGTGTCCGACGGGAGGCGGGACTTGGTGGAAATCGCCGTGAGCGACAATGGGATCGGCATAAGCGAAGCGGATCTGCCGCTGATTTTCGACCAGTTTTACCGGGTCGACGAATCGCGCAGCAGGAAGACGGGCGGCAGCGGCATTGGGCTGGCGATCGTGAAACAGCTCGCGGAGGCGCATGGCGGTTATGTCCGGGTAAGCAGCCGCCTGGGTGAGGGCAGCGTTTTCCATGTAGGTCTGCCCCTGTTCCCCGGCGGGATGCAGCAGGGAGGCGGGGATGATGGCCGGCCCGCAGGCTGA